A single region of the Streptomyces sp. NBC_00236 genome encodes:
- a CDS encoding winged helix DNA-binding domain-containing protein — translation MHRISDEQRRIRIGRRHLLAPSMRRESPVTVADALVALHATDAATVFLSACARLRAPEVTAVEKHLYEDVSLVRLLSMRNTLFVVSEEMAPLVEASNARAVAAKERRTLVKHLTEDGNGLDEQWLAATEESVLATLTVRGSATGTELSAAVPALRTKITVFPGKKQEAVQGVASRVIRVLAAEGRIRRDRPRGSWTSSQFRWTASEPRAGRETSWAQTELALRWLRSYGPASEGDLKWWTGWGLGQVRRALADAGAEEVRLDNGAAAWVAPGDQGPEPAPEPWAALLPALDPSAMGWADRGFHLPAEHRAALFDRSGNVGPTVWWNGRIVGGWALRADGEPVWRLLTDVGRDASTAIEAEASRLAHWVGEVRITPRFRTPLERELTG, via the coding sequence GTGCACCGCATCAGCGACGAGCAGCGCCGCATCAGGATCGGGCGACGCCACCTCCTGGCCCCGTCGATGCGGCGGGAGTCCCCCGTAACGGTGGCCGACGCCCTCGTCGCCCTGCACGCCACCGACGCAGCCACCGTGTTCCTGTCGGCGTGCGCTCGGCTGAGGGCGCCTGAGGTCACCGCCGTGGAGAAGCACCTCTACGAGGATGTGTCGCTGGTCCGGCTGCTCTCCATGCGCAATACCCTCTTCGTCGTATCGGAGGAGATGGCTCCTCTGGTCGAGGCGTCGAATGCGCGCGCCGTCGCCGCCAAGGAACGCCGGACCCTCGTGAAACACCTGACGGAGGACGGCAACGGGCTGGACGAGCAATGGCTGGCCGCCACCGAGGAGTCCGTCCTCGCGACCCTCACCGTCCGGGGCTCTGCCACGGGCACCGAACTCTCCGCCGCCGTACCCGCTCTGCGCACCAAGATCACCGTCTTTCCCGGCAAGAAGCAGGAGGCGGTGCAGGGCGTGGCCTCACGGGTCATCCGGGTGCTGGCCGCCGAAGGACGGATCCGGCGGGACCGGCCGCGAGGATCCTGGACCTCCAGCCAGTTCCGGTGGACAGCTTCCGAGCCGCGTGCCGGACGCGAAACCAGCTGGGCGCAGACGGAGTTGGCCCTGCGCTGGCTCCGTTCGTACGGCCCCGCGTCCGAGGGAGACCTCAAGTGGTGGACGGGCTGGGGACTCGGCCAGGTCCGCAGGGCGCTGGCCGACGCGGGGGCGGAAGAGGTACGGCTCGACAACGGCGCCGCGGCCTGGGTCGCACCCGGGGACCAGGGGCCCGAGCCGGCGCCCGAGCCCTGGGCCGCCCTGCTGCCGGCGCTCGACCCGAGCGCCATGGGATGGGCCGATCGCGGATTCCACCTCCCGGCCGAACACCGGGCGGCACTCTTCGACCGCTCCGGCAATGTCGGCCCCACCGTGTGGTGGAACGGCCGGATCGTGGGCGGCTGGGCTCTGCGCGCCGATGGGGAGCCGGTCTGGCGGCTGCTCACCGATGTCGGCCGGGATGCCTCCACCGCGATCGAGGCGGAGGCATCCCGGTTGGCGCACTGGGTCGGCGAGGTCCGGATCACACCGCGCTTCCGCACGCCGCTGGAAAGGGAGTTGACGGGCTGA
- a CDS encoding single-stranded DNA-binding protein has translation MAGETVITVVGNLVDDPELRFTPSGAAVAKFRVASTPRIFDRQTNEWKDGEGLFLTCSVWRQAAENVAESLTRGMRVVVQGRLKQRSYEDREGVKRTVYELDVEEVGPSLKSATAKVTKTTGRGGQGGGQGGYGGGQQGGGNWGGSPGAGGQQGGGGAPADDPWATSAPAGGQQGGGQQSGGGGWGGSSGGSGGSGGGYSDEPPF, from the coding sequence ATGGCAGGCGAGACCGTCATCACGGTCGTCGGCAATCTCGTCGACGACCCCGAGCTGCGCTTCACCCCGTCCGGTGCGGCGGTCGCGAAGTTCCGCGTCGCGTCCACACCCCGCATCTTCGACCGGCAGACCAATGAGTGGAAGGACGGCGAAGGCCTGTTCCTCACCTGCTCGGTCTGGCGTCAGGCGGCGGAGAACGTCGCCGAGTCGCTCACGCGAGGCATGCGCGTTGTCGTGCAGGGCCGGCTGAAGCAGCGGTCGTACGAAGACCGCGAGGGCGTCAAGCGCACGGTCTACGAGCTGGACGTCGAGGAAGTCGGCCCCAGTCTCAAGAGCGCGACTGCCAAGGTCACCAAGACCACCGGTCGTGGTGGCCAGGGCGGCGGCCAGGGTGGATACGGCGGCGGCCAGCAGGGTGGCGGTAACTGGGGCGGCAGTCCCGGTGCTGGTGGCCAGCAGGGTGGTGGCGGTGCTCCCGCCGACGACCCGTGGGCCACGAGCGCGCCGGCCGGCGGCCAGCAGGGCGGGGGCCAGCAGAGCGGCGGAGGCGGTTGGGGCGGAAGCTCCGGCGGCTCCGGCGGTTCTGGCGGCGGCTACTCGGACGAGCCTCCCTTCTAG
- a CDS encoding GlcG/HbpS family heme-binding protein, translating into MSTLSTAVAPLTTQDAEALIEAARSAAETAGVAAAVTVLDAGGHLLAFRRDDRAVLIAGETSTRKAYTALQLDAPTADLVDAVQPGGLFHTLPTALDRPLLFIAGGVPVHRDGRLIGAVGVGGGAPEQDHGFATAAVAGLV; encoded by the coding sequence ATGAGCACCCTCTCCACCGCTGTAGCCCCGCTGACCACGCAGGATGCGGAGGCGCTGATCGAAGCGGCCCGTTCCGCCGCCGAGACCGCGGGCGTCGCGGCGGCCGTCACGGTCCTCGACGCCGGCGGTCACCTGTTGGCCTTCCGCCGCGACGACCGGGCTGTCCTCATCGCCGGTGAGACCAGCACCCGCAAGGCGTACACAGCGCTGCAGCTCGACGCCCCCACGGCCGACCTCGTCGACGCGGTCCAGCCGGGCGGCCTCTTCCACACGCTGCCGACCGCGCTGGACCGGCCGCTGCTCTTCATCGCCGGTGGGGTCCCGGTGCACCGTGACGGCCGGCTGATCGGCGCTGTCGGGGTCGGTGGCGGTGCTCCCGAGCAGGACCACGGGTTCGCGACCGCAGCCGTCGCCGGACTCGTCTGA
- a CDS encoding GNAT family N-acetyltransferase: protein MSDLEIRPAAVGDLAQIVAMLADDPLGAGRESPDDLTPYLAAFRRLAGDPHQHVMVAVRADRVVGTLQLTVIPGLSRRGSTRSVIEGVRVHGDERGSGLGTQLIQWAVDESRRRGCQLVQLTSDATRADAHRFYERLGFVASHVGFKLTL, encoded by the coding sequence ATGAGCGATCTGGAAATCCGCCCCGCAGCCGTCGGCGATCTCGCCCAGATCGTGGCCATGCTCGCCGACGATCCGCTGGGCGCCGGGCGTGAGTCGCCGGACGACCTGACCCCGTATCTCGCGGCGTTCCGGCGGCTGGCCGGCGATCCCCACCAGCATGTGATGGTTGCCGTACGGGCGGACCGTGTCGTCGGGACGCTCCAGCTGACCGTGATCCCCGGTCTCTCCAGGCGCGGCTCCACCCGGTCGGTGATCGAGGGCGTCCGTGTCCACGGGGACGAGCGCGGCAGCGGTCTCGGCACACAGCTGATCCAGTGGGCCGTGGATGAATCGCGGCGCCGGGGCTGCCAGTTGGTTCAGCTGACATCCGATGCGACCCGGGCCGACGCGCATCGCTTCTACGAACGGCTCGGCTTCGTGGCCAGCCACGTGGGCTTCAAACTCACCCTCTGA
- the rpsR gene encoding 30S ribosomal protein S18 — MAKPPVRKPKKKVCAFCKDKTQYVDYKDTNMLRKFISDRGKIRARRVTGNCTQHQRDVATAVKNSREMALLPYTSTAR, encoded by the coding sequence ATGGCGAAGCCGCCTGTGCGCAAGCCTAAGAAGAAGGTCTGCGCGTTCTGCAAGGACAAGACCCAGTACGTGGACTACAAGGACACGAACATGCTGCGGAAGTTCATTTCCGACCGCGGCAAGATCCGTGCCCGCCGCGTCACCGGCAACTGCACTCAGCACCAGCGTGACGTCGCCACGGCTGTCAAGAACAGCCGTGAGATGGCGCTGCTGCCCTACACGTCCACCGCGCGATAA
- a CDS encoding MFS transporter: protein MPLALLALAIGAFGIGTTEFVIMGLLPEVAADFQVSIPTAGFLVTGYALGVVIGAPLMTLLGTKVSRKRMLMILMALFVIGNVVSATAPVFGVMLAGRVVASLAHGAFFGIGSVVAADLVAPHKKAGAIAMMFTGLTVANVVGVPLGTYIGQSVGWRSTFFVVAALGVIGLLGVARLVPDQPRPEGVRLRHELAAFRNVQVLLAMAMTVLGFGGVFAAITYITPMMTEIAGYSASSVTWLLVLFGLGMVGGNLLGGKFADRRLMPLLFVSLGGLAVVLSLFTLTAHNKIAAAVTIFLIGGLGFATVPPLQKRVLDQAAGAPTLASAVNIGAFNLGNALSAWLGGMVIAAGLGYTAPNWVGAALAASALVLAVVSSTLERRTTARSRLVAAHVPEQAAVPAATRR from the coding sequence ATGCCGCTCGCGCTCCTCGCCCTCGCCATCGGGGCATTCGGCATCGGAACGACCGAGTTCGTGATCATGGGGCTGCTGCCCGAGGTGGCCGCGGACTTCCAGGTCTCGATTCCGACCGCAGGCTTCCTCGTCACCGGGTACGCGCTCGGTGTCGTCATCGGAGCCCCTCTGATGACCCTTCTCGGCACCAAGGTCAGCCGCAAGCGCATGCTGATGATCCTGATGGCCCTGTTCGTCATCGGCAACGTGGTCTCCGCGACCGCACCCGTCTTCGGAGTGATGCTCGCGGGCCGGGTGGTCGCCTCGCTCGCCCACGGTGCCTTCTTCGGCATCGGGTCGGTGGTGGCAGCCGATCTGGTCGCCCCGCACAAGAAGGCCGGCGCGATCGCCATGATGTTCACCGGCCTCACCGTCGCGAACGTGGTGGGTGTGCCGCTGGGCACCTACATCGGGCAGAGCGTCGGCTGGCGGAGCACGTTCTTCGTCGTCGCGGCGCTCGGTGTCATCGGTCTGCTCGGCGTGGCCAGGCTCGTTCCCGACCAGCCCCGGCCCGAAGGCGTCCGGCTCCGCCACGAGCTCGCCGCGTTCCGCAACGTGCAGGTGCTGCTGGCCATGGCGATGACCGTGCTGGGCTTCGGCGGAGTCTTCGCCGCGATCACGTACATCACACCGATGATGACCGAGATCGCCGGCTACTCGGCCTCGTCCGTCACCTGGCTGCTGGTTCTCTTCGGCCTCGGAATGGTCGGAGGCAATCTGCTCGGCGGCAAGTTCGCCGACCGCCGTCTGATGCCCCTGCTGTTCGTGTCGCTGGGCGGCCTCGCCGTCGTCCTGTCGCTGTTCACACTCACCGCCCACAACAAGATCGCGGCAGCCGTCACCATCTTCCTGATCGGCGGCCTGGGCTTCGCGACCGTCCCCCCGCTGCAGAAGCGGGTGCTCGACCAGGCGGCCGGCGCCCCGACGCTCGCCTCGGCGGTGAACATCGGCGCCTTCAACCTCGGCAACGCCCTGTCTGCGTGGCTCGGCGGCATGGTCATCGCCGCCGGTCTCGGCTACACCGCGCCCAACTGGGTCGGCGCGGCGCTCGCCGCCTCCGCCCTGGTGCTCGCCGTCGTCTCCAGCACCCTGGAGCGCCGCACGACCGCCCGGAGCCGTCTCGTGGCCGCGCACGTTCCGGAGCAGGCCGCCGTACCCGCGGCCACCCGGCGCTGA
- a CDS encoding MATE family efflux transporter has product MIQAPATPPSRRRRHDREIIALAVPAFGALVAEPLFVMVDSAIVGHLGTPQLAGLAVAAALLMTGVSIFVFLAYATTAAVARRVGAGDLPSAIRQGMDGIWLAILLGLAVIALALPLAPWLVEVFGASDTAAPYATTYLRISSLGIPAMLVVMAATGVLRGLQNTRTPLYVAIGGFAANGALNAGLVYGAGLGIAGSAWGTVIAQIGMAVAYLVVVVRGARRHGASLRPDAAGIKASARAGVPLLVRTLSLRAVLLIATAVAARLGDTDIAAHQIILSLWSLMAFALDAIAIAGQAIIGRYLGAGDTKGAREACRRMVEWGVVAGVVFGALIVLARPLFVPLFTSDQSVQDTLFPALLVVALTQPVAGVVFVLDGVLMGAGDGTYLAWAMLVTLAVFAPAALLVPVLGGGLTTLWCAMALMMLVRMATLWLRARSGRWVVTGATR; this is encoded by the coding sequence ATGATCCAGGCACCGGCGACCCCGCCGTCCCGTCGCAGGCGACACGACCGCGAGATCATCGCGCTCGCCGTCCCCGCCTTCGGCGCCCTCGTGGCAGAGCCCCTTTTCGTGATGGTCGACAGTGCCATCGTCGGCCACCTCGGGACTCCACAACTGGCCGGTCTGGCCGTTGCCGCAGCCTTGCTGATGACCGGCGTGAGCATCTTCGTCTTCCTGGCCTACGCCACCACCGCGGCTGTCGCACGACGGGTCGGTGCCGGCGACCTGCCGTCCGCGATCCGCCAGGGAATGGACGGGATCTGGCTGGCGATCCTGCTCGGCCTCGCCGTCATCGCCCTGGCGCTCCCCCTGGCCCCCTGGCTCGTCGAGGTGTTCGGCGCCTCCGACACCGCGGCCCCCTACGCGACCACCTACCTCCGGATCTCCAGCCTCGGCATCCCCGCGATGCTCGTGGTGATGGCCGCGACCGGTGTGCTCCGGGGCCTGCAGAACACCCGCACCCCGCTCTACGTCGCCATCGGCGGATTCGCCGCCAACGGGGCCCTCAACGCCGGCCTCGTCTACGGTGCCGGGCTCGGCATCGCGGGATCGGCCTGGGGCACGGTGATCGCCCAGATCGGCATGGCGGTCGCCTATCTCGTGGTCGTGGTCCGTGGCGCCCGGCGCCACGGGGCCTCGCTGCGCCCCGACGCCGCCGGCATCAAGGCCAGCGCCCGGGCAGGCGTGCCCCTTCTGGTCCGCACGCTGTCACTCCGCGCCGTCCTGCTCATCGCCACCGCCGTCGCCGCCCGGCTGGGCGACACCGACATCGCCGCGCACCAGATCATTCTGTCGCTGTGGAGCCTGATGGCCTTCGCGCTGGATGCCATCGCCATCGCGGGCCAGGCCATCATCGGGCGCTATCTGGGGGCCGGTGACACCAAGGGCGCCCGTGAGGCCTGCCGCCGCATGGTGGAGTGGGGAGTCGTCGCCGGCGTCGTGTTCGGCGCACTGATCGTTCTTGCCCGTCCGCTGTTCGTCCCGCTCTTCACCAGCGACCAGTCCGTGCAGGACACGCTGTTCCCCGCCCTGCTGGTGGTTGCGCTGACCCAGCCGGTCGCCGGAGTCGTCTTCGTCCTGGACGGCGTACTGATGGGCGCCGGGGACGGGACCTATCTGGCCTGGGCCATGCTCGTCACCCTGGCGGTCTTCGCCCCGGCGGCCCTGCTGGTTCCCGTCCTCGGGGGCGGCCTGACCACGCTGTGGTGCGCGATGGCTCTCATGATGCTCGTACGCATGGCGACGCTCTGGCTTCGCGCCCGCTCCGGCAGATGGGTGGTCACGGGCGCCACCCGCTGA
- the dnaB gene encoding replicative DNA helicase, with protein MSIPEPLDDPWADTGPSDRLPVSRQRRGESRDRGEQHERGRESSGWEGGSPGFERVPPQDLDAEQSVLGGMLLSKDAIADVVEIIKGHDFYRPAHETVYQAILDLYAKGEPADPITVAAELVKRGEITKVGGAPYLHTLVQSVPTAANASYYAEIVHERAVLRRLVEAGTKITQMGYAADGDVDDIVNSAQAEIYAVTEQRTSEDYLPLGDIMEGALDEIEAIGSRSGEMTGVPTGFTDLDALTNGLHPGQMVVIAARPAMGKSTLALDFARACSIKSNLPSVIFSLEMGRNEIAMRLLSAEARVALHHMRSGTMTDEDWTRLARRMPDVSAAPLYIDDSPNLSMMEIRAKCRRLKQRNDLKLVVIDYLQLMQSGGSKRAESRQQEVSDMSRNLKLLAKELQLPVIALSQLNRGPEQRTDKKPMVSDLRESGSIEQDADMVILLHREDAYEKESPRAGEADLIVAKHRNGPTATITVAFQGHYSRFVDMAQT; from the coding sequence ATGAGCATTCCCGAGCCTTTGGACGATCCCTGGGCCGACACCGGTCCCAGCGACCGGCTGCCCGTTTCCCGCCAGCGTCGGGGTGAGAGCAGGGACCGCGGCGAGCAGCACGAGCGAGGCCGGGAGAGCAGCGGCTGGGAGGGCGGTTCCCCCGGGTTCGAGCGGGTCCCGCCCCAGGACCTCGACGCGGAACAGTCCGTCCTCGGTGGCATGCTCCTGTCCAAGGACGCCATCGCCGACGTCGTGGAGATCATCAAGGGCCACGACTTCTACCGGCCCGCGCACGAGACCGTCTATCAGGCGATCCTCGACCTCTATGCCAAGGGCGAACCGGCCGACCCGATCACGGTGGCGGCCGAACTGGTCAAGCGCGGCGAGATCACCAAGGTGGGGGGAGCTCCCTATCTGCACACCCTGGTCCAGTCGGTGCCGACCGCGGCCAACGCTTCGTACTACGCCGAGATCGTCCATGAGCGTGCCGTCCTGCGGCGGCTCGTCGAGGCCGGCACGAAGATCACGCAGATGGGATACGCGGCCGACGGCGATGTCGACGACATCGTCAACTCCGCCCAGGCCGAGATCTACGCCGTCACCGAGCAGCGGACCAGCGAGGACTACCTGCCGCTGGGCGACATCATGGAGGGCGCGCTCGACGAGATCGAGGCGATCGGTTCACGCAGCGGCGAGATGACTGGTGTGCCGACCGGTTTCACCGACCTCGACGCTCTGACCAACGGCCTTCACCCGGGCCAGATGGTCGTCATCGCGGCTCGCCCGGCCATGGGTAAGTCCACGCTCGCCCTGGACTTCGCCCGCGCCTGCTCGATCAAGAGCAATCTGCCCAGTGTGATCTTCTCCCTCGAAATGGGACGGAACGAGATCGCGATGCGTCTCCTCTCCGCCGAGGCGAGGGTGGCGCTGCACCACATGCGCTCGGGCACCATGACGGACGAGGACTGGACGCGGCTGGCGCGGCGGATGCCGGATGTCTCCGCGGCCCCGCTCTACATCGATGACTCCCCGAACCTCTCCATGATGGAGATCCGGGCGAAGTGCCGTCGGCTGAAGCAGCGCAACGACCTCAAGCTGGTGGTCATCGACTATCTGCAGCTGATGCAGTCCGGTGGCTCGAAACGTGCCGAGAGCCGTCAGCAGGAGGTCTCGGACATGTCCCGAAACCTCAAGCTGCTGGCCAAGGAACTCCAGCTGCCGGTCATCGCGCTCTCCCAGCTGAACCGTGGCCCCGAGCAGCGCACCGACAAGAAGCCGATGGTCTCCGACCTCCGTGAGTCCGGATCGATCGAGCAGGACGCCGACATGGTGATCCTGCTGCACCGCGAGGACGCCTACGAGAAGGAGTCGCCGCGTGCGGGCGAGGCGGACCTGATCGTGGCCAAGCACCGTAACGGTCCGACGGCGACGATCACCGTCGCCTTCCAGGGGCACTACTCGCGCTTCGTGGACATGGCGCAGACCTGA
- a CDS encoding dihydrofolate reductase family protein has protein sequence MRKLIYGMNLTLDGYIAAPGDDIGWSVPSDELFQFWSDQLQATELSLYGGKLWRTMSSYWPTGDQQPHATPAEIEFARRWRDMSKVVFSSTVDEVDWNTRLVTGDAVAEITRLKTEDGGPMDIGGATLAGAAMRAGLIDEYVLATAPVLVGGGTPFFTALDNWVNLNLVETRTLPCGVILTRYETRR, from the coding sequence ATGCGAAAACTGATCTACGGCATGAACCTGACCCTGGACGGCTACATCGCCGCGCCCGGCGACGACATCGGCTGGAGCGTGCCGAGCGACGAGCTGTTCCAGTTCTGGTCCGACCAGTTGCAGGCGACCGAGCTGTCGCTGTACGGCGGCAAGCTGTGGCGGACGATGAGCTCCTACTGGCCGACCGGCGACCAGCAGCCCCACGCCACCCCGGCGGAGATCGAGTTCGCGCGCCGTTGGCGGGACATGTCCAAGGTGGTGTTCTCCTCGACGGTCGACGAGGTCGACTGGAACACCCGTCTGGTCACCGGCGACGCGGTCGCCGAGATCACCCGGCTCAAGACAGAGGACGGCGGTCCGATGGACATCGGCGGCGCGACGCTCGCCGGGGCGGCCATGCGGGCCGGGCTGATCGACGAATACGTGCTGGCCACCGCGCCGGTGCTGGTGGGCGGCGGCACACCGTTCTTCACCGCGCTGGACAACTGGGTGAACCTGAATCTGGTGGAGACGCGGACGCTTCCCTGCGGCGTGATCCTGACCAGGTACGAGACGAGGCGCTGA
- the rplI gene encoding 50S ribosomal protein L9: protein MKIILTHEVSGLGAAGDVVDVKDGYARNYLVPRGFAIRWTKGGEKDVAQIRRARKIHEIATIEQANEIKSKLEAVKVRLAVRSGDAGRLFGSVTPADIASAIKAAGGPDVDKRRVELGSPIKTLGGHQVSVRLHPEVAAKLGVEVVAA, encoded by the coding sequence ATGAAGATCATCCTCACCCACGAGGTCTCCGGCCTCGGTGCTGCTGGCGACGTCGTTGACGTCAAGGACGGGTACGCCCGTAACTACCTGGTTCCGCGTGGCTTTGCCATCCGCTGGACCAAGGGTGGCGAGAAGGACGTGGCGCAGATCCGCCGCGCCCGCAAGATCCACGAGATCGCCACGATCGAGCAGGCCAACGAGATCAAGTCCAAGCTCGAGGCCGTGAAGGTCCGTCTGGCCGTTCGCTCCGGCGACGCCGGCCGTCTCTTCGGCTCTGTCACCCCTGCCGACATCGCTTCGGCGATCAAGGCTGCGGGTGGCCCGGATGTCGACAAGCGTCGCGTCGAGCTCGGCTCGCCGATCAAGACGCTCGGCGGACACCAGGTGTCCGTGCGTCTGCACCCCGAGGTCGCTGCGAAGCTCGGCGTCGAGGTTGTTGCTGCCTGA
- the rpsF gene encoding 30S ribosomal protein S6, translating to MRHYEVMVILDPDLEERAVSPLIENFLSVVREGEGKVEKVDTWGRRRLAYEIKKKPEGIYSVIDLQAQPAVVKELDRQMNLNESVLRTKVLRPEIH from the coding sequence ATGCGTCACTACGAGGTGATGGTCATCCTCGACCCCGATCTCGAGGAGCGAGCAGTCTCCCCGCTGATCGAGAACTTCCTCTCCGTCGTCCGTGAGGGCGAAGGAAAGGTTGAGAAGGTCGACACCTGGGGCCGTCGTCGGCTCGCTTACGAGATCAAGAAGAAGCCCGAGGGCATCTACTCGGTCATCGACCTGCAGGCCCAGCCTGCGGTCGTCAAGGAGCTTGACCGCCAGATGAACCTGAACGAGTCGGTCCTCCGGACCAAGGTCCTCCGTCCCGAGATCCACTGA
- a CDS encoding MarR family winged helix-turn-helix transcriptional regulator translates to MTATDPALTALSQGWCALSLLHGQIEARIERALQAGHGLSVREYSLLDVLSRQHNGPGGHLQMKQVADAVVLSQSATTRLVTRLEDRGLLTRYLCDTDRRGIYTDVTEAGLALLSEARPTNDTALRAALDEAAENPELAPLVRAVEELKVPV, encoded by the coding sequence ATGACAGCGACGGACCCGGCACTGACCGCCCTCTCCCAGGGCTGGTGCGCACTCTCCCTGCTCCACGGGCAGATCGAGGCCCGGATCGAGCGGGCTCTGCAGGCGGGGCACGGCCTCAGCGTCAGGGAGTACTCCCTGCTGGACGTCCTGAGCCGCCAGCACAACGGACCCGGCGGACACCTTCAGATGAAGCAGGTGGCCGACGCCGTCGTGCTCAGCCAGAGCGCCACCACCCGTCTGGTCACCCGCCTCGAAGACCGGGGCCTGCTGACCCGGTATCTCTGCGACACCGACCGGAGGGGCATTTACACCGATGTCACCGAAGCCGGTCTCGCCCTGCTCTCCGAGGCCAGGCCGACCAACGACACCGCTCTGCGGGCCGCCCTGGACGAGGCTGCCGAGAACCCCGAACTGGCCCCGCTCGTCCGTGCGGTCGAGGAGCTGAAGGTCCCCGTATAA
- a CDS encoding serine hydrolase domain-containing protein yields MTSSDQQLLPSTRRALLHRIATAQAEGRSPSLAAAVQRQGQVVWSGSRTCVDGHAPDADTQFRIGSLTKTFTAVLVLRLRDEGLLDLADPLEKHLPGTGVGDVTVHQLLGHSAGLGAESPAPWWERTPGSLRPELEDVLGEQSRMHPAGRRHHYSNPGYTLLGALVEAARGASWAEVLRNEILEPLGMHRTTPQAQAPHAGGWAVHPWADVMLPEPAEDLGLMAPAGQLWSTTADLLRFAAFLAEGDDRVLAAASVAEMRAPAAAPESGDWDGQYGLGLQVVRRKGRTLVGHTGSLPGFLAALWFSVEDDVAAVAFANVTSGVPVGEVAAELVGIVAEAEPRIPDPWRPLPEVDDELLALTGPWYWGTRMNILRLTPGRGLELQPLNGQGRGARFTARPDGTWIGLDGYYAGETLRVVRNDDGSVNHLDLGSFVFTREPYDPAAAVPGGVDEDGWRGLGS; encoded by the coding sequence ATGACTTCCTCTGATCAACAGTTGCTCCCGAGTACCCGGCGCGCGTTGCTGCACCGCATTGCCACCGCCCAGGCCGAGGGCCGCTCGCCTTCTCTGGCCGCTGCCGTGCAGCGACAGGGCCAGGTCGTCTGGAGCGGTTCTCGCACCTGTGTAGACGGGCACGCACCGGATGCCGATACACAGTTCAGGATCGGTTCCCTCACGAAGACGTTCACCGCCGTGCTGGTCCTGCGCCTGCGGGACGAAGGCCTGCTGGATCTCGCCGATCCGCTGGAGAAGCACCTGCCCGGTACGGGTGTGGGTGACGTCACCGTTCATCAGTTGCTCGGCCACAGCGCGGGGCTCGGCGCCGAGTCGCCCGCGCCCTGGTGGGAGCGGACTCCCGGCAGTCTGCGTCCCGAACTCGAGGACGTGCTCGGCGAGCAGAGCCGGATGCATCCCGCCGGCCGTCGGCACCACTACTCCAACCCCGGCTACACACTGCTCGGTGCACTGGTCGAAGCGGCACGCGGAGCGTCGTGGGCGGAGGTGCTGCGGAACGAGATCCTGGAGCCCTTGGGCATGCACCGTACGACCCCGCAGGCACAGGCCCCGCATGCAGGCGGCTGGGCCGTGCACCCGTGGGCGGACGTCATGCTGCCCGAACCGGCCGAGGACCTTGGCCTGATGGCGCCGGCCGGGCAGCTCTGGTCCACCACGGCCGATCTTCTCCGGTTCGCCGCGTTCCTTGCCGAGGGAGACGACCGGGTGCTCGCGGCCGCGTCCGTGGCAGAGATGAGGGCGCCGGCCGCAGCGCCCGAGTCGGGGGACTGGGACGGCCAGTACGGCCTGGGCCTTCAGGTGGTCCGGAGGAAGGGCCGCACGCTAGTGGGGCACACGGGGTCGCTGCCGGGCTTTCTGGCAGCGCTCTGGTTCAGCGTCGAGGACGATGTGGCGGCTGTCGCGTTCGCCAATGTCACGTCCGGCGTGCCGGTGGGCGAGGTGGCCGCCGAGCTCGTGGGCATCGTCGCCGAGGCGGAGCCTCGTATCCCGGATCCGTGGCGCCCGCTGCCCGAGGTGGACGACGAGCTTCTGGCGCTGACCGGCCCTTGGTACTGGGGCACGCGTATGAACATCCTGCGGCTGACCCCCGGCCGCGGGCTCGAACTGCAGCCCCTGAACGGCCAGGGACGTGGTGCCCGTTTCACCGCCCGCCCCGACGGTACGTGGATCGGGCTGGACGGCTACTACGCGGGGGAGACCCTTCGGGTCGTACGGAATGACGACGGCAGCGTGAACCATCTGGATCTCGGGTCGTTCGTCTTCACCCGTGAGCCGTACGATCCCGCAGCGGCCGTTCCGGGGGGCGTGGACGAGGACGGGTGGCGCGGCCTGGGGAGTTGA